One window of Choristoneura fumiferana chromosome 13, NRCan_CFum_1, whole genome shotgun sequence genomic DNA carries:
- the drn gene encoding zinc finger AN1-type doctor no isoform X1, which translates to MENDPNKKESKGKRLLKKALRRNSKSSNGSQSSEPSTTVSRSKSFENKQQSLEINDSAPLPILDGTKPSPVGGAARGKAERAPPPLERIPIDEKKSKKMVDIQESRNEVYEEAASASKSDANATSLKLDNTVRNSEAESSKKSLKRKLEEESGAGTSGASTTSDTDADDKDPSKDKKKKNRCAVCRKKVGLTGFECRCGGLFCAVHRYSDKHECSFDYRELGAQEIRRNNPVVVSQKIHKI; encoded by the exons ATGGAAAATGACCCTAATAAAAAAGAGTCTAAGGGTAAACGGTTACTGAAGAAAGCATTACGACGCAATAGTAAATCTAGTAACGGTAGTCAGAGTTCGGAACCGAGCACGACGGTCTCTCGTTCGAAAAGCTTCGAGAATAAGCAACAGTCTCTTGAAATAAACGATAGTGCTCCGCTCCCGATCCTCGATGGAACGAAGCCCAGCCCTGTGGGTGGCGCGGCGCGGGGCAAGGCcgagcgcgcgccgccgccgctcgaACGCATCCCCATCGACGAGAAGAAATCAAAGAAAATGGTCGACATACAAGAGAGTCGGAACGAAGTCTACGAGGAAGCCGCTTCTGCCTCGAAAAGCGACGCAAACGCCACAAGTTTAAAACTTGACAATACCGTGCGCAACTCAGAAGCAGAAAGTAGCAAAAAAAGCCTCAAAAGG AAGTTGGAGGAGGAGAGCGGCGCCGGCACGAGCGGCGCGAGCACGACGTCTGACACGGACGCCGACGACAAGGACCCCAGCAAGGACAAGAAAAAGAAGAATAGATGCGCCGTCTGCCGCAAGAAGGTTGGACTTACAG GGTTCGAGTGCCGCTGCGGAGGGCTGTTCTGCGCGGTGCACCGGTACAGCGACAAGCACGAGTGCTCGTTCGACTACCGGGAGCTGGGCGCGCAGGAGATCCGCCGCAACAACCCCGTCGTCGTCTCGCAGAAGATACACAAGATATGA